From the Malus domestica chromosome 17, GDT2T_hap1 genome, one window contains:
- the LOC103440839 gene encoding calcium uniporter protein 2, mitochondrial-like has protein sequence MFRRFLHKRPLLGNFQKPAIWSLPMRENLMEKLKVMAISQDQIRLDGLAPPEPEPESLPVEKSGLTTEETNKLLRVAQLEAVKSKLREVQKSWVSYSEFVRI, from the coding sequence ATGTTCCGGAGGTTCCTTCATAAGAGACCGTTGTTGGGGAATTTCCAGAAGCCAGCGATCTGGTCTTTACCGATGAGGGAAAACCTAATGGAGAAGCTCAAAGTTATGGCCATTAGCCAGGATCAGATCCGATTGGATGGTTTGGCTCCGCCGGAGCCTGAGCCGGAGAGCTTGCCAGTGGAAAAATCAGGATTGACGACGGAGGAAACAAATAAGCTGCTGAGGGTGGCTCAGCTGGAAGCGGTGAAATCGAAGCTTCGAGAAGTCCAGAAAAGCTGGGTATCGTATTCGGAGTTTGTTCGGATCTGA
- the LOC139193602 gene encoding caffeoylshikimate esterase, which yields MKRSSHVNTGGKVVGPKVSPPTPLHQPHHPHIRRFPLSKNPLPFYPQRQIPNPETHNEMSTETPPNFWGDMPEEEYYTSQGVRNTKSFFQTPNGQIFTQSFLPLDQKVKATVFMTHGYGSDTGWLFQKICIHYTTWGYAVFAADLLGHGRSDGIRCYLGDMEKVAASSLSYFLHVRQSEPYACLPAFLFGESLGGLATMVMYFQSPPDAWTGLIFSAPLFVIPENMKPSKVHLFLYGLLFGLADTWAAMPDNKMVGKAIKDPAKLKIIASNPRRYTGPPRVGTMREIARMCQYVQDNFLRVTAPFLTVHGTADGVTCPTSSQLLYEKGSSADKTLKIYDGMYHSLVQGEPDENAEIVLRDMREWIDERVERYGSKAKGLVE from the coding sequence atgaaaagaagttCACACGTCAACACCGGTGGAAAAGTGGTGGGCCCAAAAGTTAGTCCACCAACTCCCCTCCACCAACCGCACCATCCACATATACGGCGCTTTCCTCTCTCTAAAAATCCGCTTCCATTTTATCCTCAGCGCCAAATCCCAAATCCCGAAACGCATAACGAAATGTCGACCGAGACGCCACCGAATTTCTGGGGCGACATGCCGGAGGAGGAGTACTACACCTCCCAAGGGGTGCGCAACACCAAATCCTTCTTCCAAACGCCCAACGGCCAGATCTTCACCCAGTCCTTCCTGCCCTTGGATCAAAAAGTCAAAGCCACCGTCTTCATGACCCACGGCTACGGATCCGACACCGGCTGGCTCTTCCAGAAAATCTGCATCCACTACACCACCTGGGGCTACGCCGTCTTTGCCGCAGACCTCCTCGGCCACGGCCGGTCCGACGGCATCCGCTGCTACCTCGGCGACATGGAAAAAGTCGCCGCTAGCTCCCTCTCCTACTTCCTCCACGTCCGCCAGTCCGAACCCTACGCCTGCCTCCCGGCCTTCCTGTTCGGCGAGTCCCTGGGCGGCTTAGCCACCATGGTCATGTACTTCCAATCCCCTCCCGACGCCTGGACGGGCCTGATCTTCTCCGCCCCGCTCTTCGTCATCCCGGAGAACATGAAGCCCAGCAAAGTCCACCTCTTCCTGTACGGCCTCCTGTTCGGGCTCGCGGACACGTGGGCGGCGATGCCGGACAACAAGATGGTGGGGAAGGCGATCAAGGACCCCGCGAAGCTGAAGATCATAGCGTCGAATCCGAGGAGGTACACGGGCCCACCGAGGGTGGGGACAATGAGGGAGATCGCTAGGATGTGCCAGTACGTGCAGGACAATTTCTTGCGGGTGACGGCGCCGTTTTTGACAGTGCACGGGACGGCGGACGGGGTGACGTGCCCGACGTCGTCGCAGCTGCTGTACGAGAAGGGATCGAGCGCGGACAAGACTCTGAAGATTTACGATGGGATGTACCATTCGTTGGTACAAGGGGAGCCGGACGAGAACGCGGAGATTGTGTTGAGGGATATGAGAGAGTGGATTGATGAGAGGGTGGAGAGGTATGGGAGTAAAGCAAAGGGCTTGGTGGAGTGA